Proteins from one Podarcis raffonei isolate rPodRaf1 chromosome 1, rPodRaf1.pri, whole genome shotgun sequence genomic window:
- the LRRC10B gene encoding leucine-rich repeat-containing protein 10B: MRMGSGGSSGREERLPSAAEEQLSGGDQMLELSGRHLKKLPLPVCALGTLQKLYISGTGITELPEEIEGLQELRILALDFNKLEEVPEALCRLPNLTRLYLGSNRLFGLPAEFCQLTTLRCLWIESNYLYHFPRVLLQMPWLQSLQMGDNRLKTLPNGLPRMRGLRGLWLYGNRFEEFPKSLLRMTQLHILDLDRNKLTEFPDLSHLRRLRLFSYDHNPVEAPPNVADTVLVVGEGAQEFLEAREERLQALREQEEEEEQEENESEVLQAQMKNDSSMLDDGEGSYCAQECSPEET; the protein is encoded by the coding sequence ATGAGGATGGGCAGTGGCGGGTCCTCGGGGAGGGAGGAGCGGCTGCCCTCAGCTGCCGAAGAGCAGCTGAGCGGCGGGGATCAGATGCTGGAGCTCTCGGGGCGCCACTTGAAGAAACTGCCCTTGCCAGTCTGTGCCCTGGGCACCCTGCAGAAGCTGTACATCAGTGGCACGGGGATAACGGAGCTGCCTGAGGAGATCGAAGGGCTGCAGGAGCTGCGTATCCTGGCCCTGGACTTCAACAAGCTGGAGGAAGTGCCGGAGGCCCTGTGTCGCCTGCCCAACCTGACCCGCCTCTATCTGGGCAGCAACCGCCTCTTTGGGCTTCCCGCAGAATTCTGCCAGCTTACCACTCTCCGTTGCCTGTGGATCGAGAGCAACTACTTGTACCACTTCCCTCGGGTTTTGCTTCAGATGCCTTGGCTGCAGTCCCTGCAGATGGGAGACAACCGGCTCAAAACACTGCCCAACGGCCTGCCACGCATGAGGGGACTTCGTGGGCTCTGGCTGTATGGGAACCGCTTTGAGGAGTTCCCCAAGTCTTTGCTCCGCATGACGCAGCTTCACATCCTCGACCTTGACCGCAACAAGCTGACTGAATTCCCTGACCTGAGCCACCTGCGGAGGCTTCGGCTCTTCTCCTACGACCACAATCCAGTGGAAGCACCACCCAATGTGGCTGACACAGTGCTGGTAGTGGGCGAAGGGGCTCAGGAGTTTCTGGAGGCTAGGGAGGAACGTCTCCAGGCCCTTcgggagcaggaagaagaagaagagcaggagGAGAATGAGTCTGAAGTTCTGCAGGCCCAGATGAAAAATGACTCCTCCATGTTGGATGATGGAGAGGGAAGTTACTGTGCCCAGGAATGTTCTCCAGAGGAGACATGA